The region CGATTCCTTCATTATATCGCCAAGCTGTCCTGTAAGGGTGAGACTGCCTTTGCCTTTCATAGTCGTGGCTTCTACATAGATTATATCTCCGCCTGCTTCGGTCCATGCAAGGCCAGTTGAAACACCAACCTCGTCTTTAACCATCTCTTCTTCAGGCAGGTATTTTGGAACACCTAAGAATCTGCTCAGGTTTTTCTGGGTTATGACAAACTTTTTCTTTTTGCCCTCTGCAATCATCCTTGCTACTTTTCTACAGAGATTGGCTATTTCCCTTTCGAGGTTTCTCACGCCTGCCTCCCTTGTGTACTGTGAGATTATCAGTGAAAGGGCAGGGGCAGAGATAGTCAATATCTTTTTTGAGATTCCATGCTCTTCAAGCTGTTTTGGAATCAGGAAGTTCTTTGCAATACCTGTTTTCTCCTCTGCTGTATAGCCTGAAAGGTATATTATCTCCATCCTGTCCCTAAGGGGGCTGGGTATAGTGTCAATTAAATTTCCCGTTGTAATGAACATGACATTTGACAGGTCAAATGGCACTGTGAGGTAATGGTCTGCGAATGTGTTATTCTGCTCCGGGTCAAGTACCTCAAGGAGTGCCGATGATGGGTCTCCCCTGAAGTCCGTTCCAATCTTGTCTATCTCATCGAGCATAAAGATAGGGTTGTTTGTGCCTGCCTGCTTTATGCCCTGTATGATTCTTCCGGGAAGGGCTCCGACATAGGTTCTCCTATGGCCTCTGATTTCAGCCTCGTCCCTTACGCCTCCTAAGGACATCCTTACGAATTCCCTTCCCAATGCCCTCGCAATGGATTTCCCTAAGGATGTCTTTCCAACACCAGGTGGACCTATAAAACACAGGATTGGGCCTTTCATCTTCTCCTTAAGCTTCCTCACGCTTAAGTATTCAAGTATTCGCTCCTTTACCTTTTCGAGGTTATAGTGGTCTTTGTTGAGAACCTTTTCAGCGGACTTTATGTCAAGTATATCCTTTGTGAATTTAGACCACGGAAGCTCGACCATCCAGTCAAGGTATGTCCGAACGGTTGCGGCCTCTGCGCTGTCAGGGTGCATCTTCTGAAGCCTTTTTAGCTGTTTTTCGGCCTCCTTCATAACCTTCTCAGGCATTTTTGCATCGTCTATTTTTTTCTTAAGCTCCCTGATTTCCTCTGCCCTGTCGTCTATTTCGCCAAGCTCTTTCTGTATTGCCTTAAGCTGTTCCCGCAGGAAATACTCCCTTTGAGTTTTATCTATCTCTCCTCTTGCCTCGGACTGGATTTTCTGTTGTACTGTAAGAAGCTCTACCTCTCTTCCTAAGACATCGCTAATCTTTTTGAGCCTTTTGACCGGGTCTGTTATCTCTAAGACCTCCTGTGCAAGCTCTGTCTTAAGGCCTATGTTGGATGCCACGAGGTCTGCTAACTTGCCCGGCTCATCGAGGTTCTCTATGACTACCATTATGTCAGGCAGGATTTGTTTTCCTAAGGACACTGCCTTGTCAAGCAGTTCCTTTACATTCCTTATGAGTGCTTCAAGCTCTATAGTTACTGTAGGAGAGGGCTCTTCTGTTACTTTTTCTATAGAGGCGACATAGAACGGTTCTCTCTGGGAATAGTCAATGACCTTTGCCTTGGAAATGCCCTGAACAAGGATTTTTACCCTTCCATCGGGAAGCTTAAGCATCCTCATTACAAGACCAACCACGCCTGTGCCATAAAGGTCCTCAGGAGTTGGGGATTCCACTGTCATATCCCTCTGTGTAAGGAGCATCATCATTCTGTTGGTGCTCAGGGCACTGTCAATTGCCTTTATGGAGCCTTCTCTGCCTACAAAAAGAGGTAATATCATGTAGGGGAATACGACTATGTCCCTTATAGGAAGCACAGGCATAGTATCTGGTATCTCAGGCTCTTTTTCTTCCTTTTCTATCTCAGGCATATACTTCATTTTTTCAACCTCGATGCTGTCTTTATTATAAAATCCTTAAACCCGTTTGAGACCTCCAGGTTTTCAATAGCCATCTCAACGGTTGCCATGAGGAAGCCAAGCTTGTCGCCTGCATCATATCTTTTACCTTTGTAAAGGAACCCGTATATGGGCTTTTTCTTAAGTAGCATCCTCAGGGCATCGGTAAGCTGAATCTCGCCGCCTTTTCCTGGTCCCGACTTTTCGAGCATCTCGAATATATCCGGAGTAAGCACATATCTTCCGATAATTGCAAGTTCCGAGGGTGCTTCTTCAGGAGATGGTTTCTCCACAAGGTCGTTAATCCTGTATAAGCCACTGCTTTCTTTCAGAGCATCTACTATACCATATCTACTGACCTCTGACCTATGAACCTTCATAATGCATAAAATCGAGCATCTCACGCTCTCATAGAGCCTGAGCATCTCCGACAAAAGCCTCTCTTCAGCAGGAATAATATCATCGCTTAAAAGAACAGCAAAAGGCTCATCCTTTACAAATGGCTTTGCAGTAAGTATAGCATGTCCCAGTCCGAGTGTGGCTTTTTGCCTGATGTATGCGAAATTTATATGGCTCAGCTTGTTTATCTCTTCGAGGAGTTTTCTCTTGCCTAACTTCTTTAGGTTTTCCTCAAGCTCGAATGCAGAATCGAAGTGGTCCTCTATTGCCCTTTTATGCTTTCCTGTAATAATGAGGAACTCCTCTATACCGCAGGAAAGTGCCTCTTCCACTGCATACTGTATCATTGGCTTGTCGACAATAGGCAACATCTCTTTAGGAGATGCCTTTGTAGCAGGCAGAAACCTTGTGCCAAGACCTGCGGCTGGAAGTATTGCCTTTCTTATCGTAGTCCTCTCCATGATTTTTTTATTTTACCATAAGAGGGCTTAATCAGGCAGTTTTATCCTGAATGAAGCACCTTGTGGGCTGTCAATCACCTCTATAGAGCCACCATGCAAGGATATGATTCTATGCACTATGGCAAGCCCCAGTCCTGTGCCTTTTTCCTTAGTCGTATAGAAAGGAAGGAATATTTTATCCCTTATTGCAGGCGGAATGCCGTGTCCTGTATCAGAGACGGTTATGGCAACGCTGTCAGGCTCATGGATTGCGGAAAACCTGATTGTTTCTCCCTTTGCCTCGATGGAGTTCTGTATAAGGTTAGTGCATGCCTGCTTAAGAAGGATCTCGTCTCCTTTAATGGTTATGTCACTACTAACCTCATTAGAGAGCAAAATGTTTGGGTTTTTAAGTAGAATGCTTTCCGTGGAGGCAGATATAATATTTCTAAGATTTACCTCTGAAATATTAAGCTCCCCGGGCTTTGCAAAGGAGAGGAATTCATTTATGATAGTATCCATTAAAGAGACCTCTTTCGATATAGCATCCACTGTTTTTTTGAGGGAGCCTTCTACCTGCCTTTCGAGGAGCTTTGTATATCCTGCTATAACACCCATTGGGTTTCTGAGCTCATGTGCAATGCCTGCGGCCATCTCTCCTAAGCTCGATAATCTTTTCCTGAGCTCTGCCTGAGCCTCAAGTGCCTTAAGCTCGGTAAGGTCGGTGAATACAAAAAGTTTTCCAATAGGCTTTCCTTTTGCATTTAAAAGAGGTGTGAGGGAAAAACCAAGGTAGAGCCTTTTACCCCTTTCTGTAACATATTGTGTCTGCCCCCTTTCGATATCTCTGTCTAAGAGTCGGGATAGCTGACCCAATGTTGTCTCTTTTAGGTCCCTTCCAATGACATCCTCCCTGTTTATTGCAAGGATTCTCTGACCTGCCGAGTTTATCTTGGTTATCTTCATTGTCTCATCCAGACTTATAACTCCGCTTGGAACGCTCTCGAGGATGTTCTCGTTATAACCTTCAACTATCACTGCCCTTTCCTCAGCCAGCCTTCTTAATACCTCAAGCCCCTGTCCCTTATCTTTTAATGTAGAAACAAGCCCATGAAATGTATCGAGCACAAAGCCCATCTCTGATGTGCGCTGGGCTTTCAGGGCTTTCTTCTGTGCTCTGAAATACGCCCTGAGAACAAACAGGACTACAAGCAGTACGAATAAGATAAATAAAGAAAAAAGCAGTAGATATATTAAAAAGCCCTTAGAGCCATCCATACATATACAACCTGAGTAGTTCCTGACCCCAGAAAAGGGTTATTACTGCACCCAGAGCAAGAAATGGACCAAAGGGGATTTTGGTTTTTCTTCCTTTGCCTTTGAATATCATGAGGAACAATCCCACCAAAGAGCCAAATAGGCTTCCAATGAATGTCGTAGTAAGCACAGATTTCCAGCCCATGAGCGCACCTACCATAGCCATCATCTTTATATCGCCTCCGCCCATACCGCCTCTACTTAAGAAAGCAGTAAGATAAAAAAGCGAAAACCCACTGAATGCACCTATTATGGAGGTCTTAAAGCCTAACATCTCTGCCCTTATGAAAGGGTCAGGAAGGAGTAGACTGCCTGCAATAAGACCAATCGGGATGCCTGTAAGGGTAATGCCATTTGGTATTATCTGAAAATCCAAATCTATAAATGTGATTACTATTAAGGAAGACAGAAAGGCAAGATAAATTGGCGTGTGCCAGCCTATGCCAAAGCGATATACGAGGCTCATATAAAGGATACCATTAAGTGCCTCTATGAGCGGATACCTTAGAGAGATTTTGGCTCTACAGTGCCTGCACCTGCCTCCTAAGAGCACATAGCTTATAATCGGGATATTGTCCAACGGACTTATGGGCTGACCGCATGAGGGACATCTCGAGGATGGGCTTACTATTGAGAGCCTTCTTGGAATCCTGTAAACGCATACATTAAGGAAAGAGCCAACAACTAATCCAAACACACCTGCAATAATATAAATAGCCATTTATTTTTCGCTTTGAACCTCGGATACTCTATGCGTGAGTTCCTCCATGTCTTTATTGAGCTTTTCTATATCCTTCAGAGCATCCTTGATTTTTCCATCTTTCAGCATGTCTACTCCCTCCTGATTTCTCAGCTCAAAGACCCTCATACCCAGTGCTTTTAGGGCATCGTTCATTTTCGATTCTACTACGCGGTGCTCGTTCATAAGCCTTAAGACCGAGACCTCGACCCTTACCCTTTCTGAAAAAATGGTTGCAAACCATTTGAGCCTCTCAATGCCCGAAACGAAGTTATCCCTTATCTTTTCAAACATGGCATCCTCCTACAGCATAATATATTACCATTAAGGAGTCTATGCAGTCTTAAAAAGTTCGATCCTTCCTTCCCAGAATCTTTTAAGCCCTGACTTAAGAAGTAAGTGGCTTTGAAGAAGTGGCTCTTCCTCGATAATAGCGAAAGCCTCTTTTCTTGCAATCTCAAGGAGACTTGCATCCCTTAGGAGACTTGCGATTCTGAGGTCTGGGATGCCTGACTGCTTCGTGCCAAAGAGTTCTCCGGGGCCTCTTATCTCAAGGTCTTCCTCTGCAATCCTAAAGCCATCCGTTGTTTTGACCATAGCATCGAGCCTTCTTCTTGCCACCTCGCTTAAATCTCCATACGCCAGAAGAAGGCATCGGGATTGTTTGCCTCCTCTTCCCACTCTTCCTCTTAACTGATGAAG is a window of Nitrospirota bacterium DNA encoding:
- a CDS encoding PAS domain-containing protein, which translates into the protein MDGSKGFLIYLLLFSLFILFVLLVVLFVLRAYFRAQKKALKAQRTSEMGFVLDTFHGLVSTLKDKGQGLEVLRRLAEERAVIVEGYNENILESVPSGVISLDETMKITKINSAGQRILAINREDVIGRDLKETTLGQLSRLLDRDIERGQTQYVTERGKRLYLGFSLTPLLNAKGKPIGKLFVFTDLTELKALEAQAELRKRLSSLGEMAAGIAHELRNPMGVIAGYTKLLERQVEGSLKKTVDAISKEVSLMDTIINEFLSFAKPGELNISEVNLRNIISASTESILLKNPNILLSNEVSSDITIKGDEILLKQACTNLIQNSIEAKGETIRFSAIHEPDSVAITVSDTGHGIPPAIRDKIFLPFYTTKEKGTGLGLAIVHRIISLHGGSIEVIDSPQGASFRIKLPD
- a CDS encoding prepilin peptidase — protein: MAIYIIAGVFGLVVGSFLNVCVYRIPRRLSIVSPSSRCPSCGQPISPLDNIPIISYVLLGGRCRHCRAKISLRYPLIEALNGILYMSLVYRFGIGWHTPIYLAFLSSLIVITFIDLDFQIIPNGITLTGIPIGLIAGSLLLPDPFIRAEMLGFKTSIIGAFSGFSLFYLTAFLSRGGMGGGDIKMMAMVGALMGWKSVLTTTFIGSLFGSLVGLFLMIFKGKGRKTKIPFGPFLALGAVITLFWGQELLRLYMYGWL
- the galU gene encoding UTP--glucose-1-phosphate uridylyltransferase GalU, translating into MERTTIRKAILPAAGLGTRFLPATKASPKEMLPIVDKPMIQYAVEEALSCGIEEFLIITGKHKRAIEDHFDSAFELEENLKKLGKRKLLEEINKLSHINFAYIRQKATLGLGHAILTAKPFVKDEPFAVLLSDDIIPAEERLLSEMLRLYESVRCSILCIMKVHRSEVSRYGIVDALKESSGLYRINDLVEKPSPEEAPSELAIIGRYVLTPDIFEMLEKSGPGKGGEIQLTDALRMLLKKKPIYGFLYKGKRYDAGDKLGFLMATVEMAIENLEVSNGFKDFIIKTASRLKK
- the lon gene encoding endopeptidase La, with the protein product MPEIEKEEKEPEIPDTMPVLPIRDIVVFPYMILPLFVGREGSIKAIDSALSTNRMMMLLTQRDMTVESPTPEDLYGTGVVGLVMRMLKLPDGRVKILVQGISKAKVIDYSQREPFYVASIEKVTEEPSPTVTIELEALIRNVKELLDKAVSLGKQILPDIMVVIENLDEPGKLADLVASNIGLKTELAQEVLEITDPVKRLKKISDVLGREVELLTVQQKIQSEARGEIDKTQREYFLREQLKAIQKELGEIDDRAEEIRELKKKIDDAKMPEKVMKEAEKQLKRLQKMHPDSAEAATVRTYLDWMVELPWSKFTKDILDIKSAEKVLNKDHYNLEKVKERILEYLSVRKLKEKMKGPILCFIGPPGVGKTSLGKSIARALGREFVRMSLGGVRDEAEIRGHRRTYVGALPGRIIQGIKQAGTNNPIFMLDEIDKIGTDFRGDPSSALLEVLDPEQNNTFADHYLTVPFDLSNVMFITTGNLIDTIPSPLRDRMEIIYLSGYTAEEKTGIAKNFLIPKQLEEHGISKKILTISAPALSLIISQYTREAGVRNLEREIANLCRKVARMIAEGKKKKFVITQKNLSRFLGVPKYLPEEEMVKDEVGVSTGLAWTEAGGDIIYVEATTMKGKGSLTLTGQLGDIMKESAHAALSYVRSRSKSLGIKDEVFSKTDIHIHVPAGATPKDGPSAGITMAVSIASALTGKAVKRSIAMTGEVTLRGRILPIGGLKEKALAAKRMGIKKVIIPAKNKKDLEDLPKYVKKDMKFLLVETMDDVLKHALKAKKGL